In Humulus lupulus chromosome 7, drHumLupu1.1, whole genome shotgun sequence, the following are encoded in one genomic region:
- the LOC133792620 gene encoding uncharacterized protein LOC133792620: MRLNDEDKVPCATSLLKKDARIWWDVVKQTRNVATMTWANFIQVFNKKYYSAAILATRVDEFIALVQGNSTVTEYAQKFDRLAKFAADLVPTETLRIHRFMRGLKPMIARDVKMTSSGVTTYAETLERALEAELMEDRIWKEGAARREAKKGNSVQGDNKRKFPENKSNEAEKKGKTNASNSNGQKQYVEYPQCPKCNKKHPRECRYKSRACYKCGQEGHIKKICPQVTEQKKDEKLGPARVFSLTQGEAETSNMVVTGQLSIYGKLCTVLFDSGATHSFVSIKMIDRLDKPYEYFRDRFVTELPSGEVMISSRGVCEASVRIEDRELLANLIELDIKDYDVILGMDWLARHGDTIDCKSKMVIFKTEDGGQFFFMGDMTGPRVLIITALEAQRMICNGCQTYLASVVDKSRETQLRPKNVHIVCEFPEVFPEDLPGLPPNREIEFIIELAPETNPISKAPYRMAPTELKELKTQLQELLDKGFIRLSYSPWGAPVLFVKKKDGSMRMCIDYRELNKVTIKNKYPLPRIDDLFYQLQGSTIFSKIDLRSGYHQLRVREEDIPKTAFRTRYGHYEFLVMSFGLTNAPAAFMDLMNRVFKDFLDKFVVVFIDDILIYSKTVVEHEEHLRLALNKLKEHHLYAKFKKCEFWLEKVAFLGHIVSKDGVEVDPTKIKAVRDWPKPKNTTEGLGCVLMQNEKVVAYASRQLKDYEQRYPTHDLELAARRWLELVKDYDCEILYHPGKANVVADALSIRSYGNLSNLKGIEWTLQQEIVKAGIKLVTGSLANLTLQSTLLERIKGKQGEDDALLKQMALVQDNKDGEFSM, encoded by the exons ATGAGGCTTAATGATGAGGATAAAGTGCCCTGTGCAACGAGTTTGTTAAAGAAGGATGCCCGCATATGGTGGGACGTAGTTAAGCAAACCAGAAATGTGGCTACTATGACCTGGGCCAACTTCATTCAGGTCTttaacaagaagtattacagtgccGCAATACTTGCTACTCGAGTAGACGAATTCATAGCCTtagtccaaggaaactccacAGTAACTGAATATGCCCAAAAGTTTGATCGGCTAGCGAAGTTTGCAGCAGATTTAGTGCCAACAGAGACACTCAGAATCCATAGGTTTATGAGAGGGTTGAAACCTATGATTGCTCGGGATGTGAAGATGACAAGCTCTGGGGTGACCACTTATGCTGAGACACTGGAAAGAGCCTTGGAAGCAGAACTCATGGAGGATCGCATATGGAAAGAGGGGGCCGCTCGGAGAGAAGCTAAGAAGGGAAATTCAGTACAAGGCGATAACAAAAGGAAGTTTCCTGAGAACAAGAGTAATGAAgctgaaaagaaaggaaagacaAATGCAAGTAACAGCAATGGTCAGAAGCAGTATGTAGAGTATCCCCAGTGCCCTAAATGCAACAAGAAACATCCAAGAGAATGTAGGTACAAGTCACGTGCATGCTACAAGTGTGGTCAGGAGGGTCACATAAAGAAAATCTGTCCACAGGTAACTGAGCAGAAGAAGGATGAAAAATTGGGTCCTGCTCGGGTATTTTCCCTAACTCAGGGAGAGGCAGAAACTAGCAACATGGTGGTAACAGGTCAGCTATCTATTTATGGAAAGTTATGTACTGTATTGTTCGATTCTggagctacgcattcttttgtttctataaAGATGATAGATAGATTAGATAAACCTTATGAATACTTTAGAGATAGATTTGTTACGGAATTACCCTCGGGTGAGGTAATGATATCATCTAGAGGAGTGTGTGAGGCATCAGTCAGAATTGAAGATCGCGAGTTGCTAGCAAATTTAATAGAGTTGGATATAAAGGACTATGACGTGAtcttgggcatggattggctcgCGAGACACGGGGATACGATAGACTGCAAAAGCAAAATGGTAATCTTCAAGACTGAAGATGGGGGACAATTCTTTTTTATGGGAGACATGACAGGACCTCGAGTACTGATTATCACGGCATTAGAAGCACAAAGGATGATATGCAATGGGTGTCAGACGTATTTAGCAAGTGTCGTCGATAAATCACGAGAAACACAACTTAGGCCAAAAAATGTTCACATAGTGTGTGAATTTCCTGAAGTGTTTCCAGAGGACCTACCCGGATTGCCTCCAAACCGTGAAATAGAATTCATTATTGAGCTAGCGCCAGAAACGAATCCGATTTCAAAGGCTCCTTACCGAATGGCACCAACGGAATTGAAGGAGTTAAAAACGCAGTTACAAGAATTACTGGATAAAGGGTTTATCCGACTAAGTTATTCTCCTTGGGGAGCGCCGGTACtgtttgtcaaaaagaaggatgggTCTATGCGCATGTGTATTGACTACCGGGAACTTAATAAAGTCactattaagaacaaatacccattACCGCGAATAGACGATCTCTTTTATCAACTCCAAGGATCAACGATATTTTCAAAAATCGATCTACGGTCAGGATATCACCAATTAAGGGTgcgagaagaggatattcccaaaaCAGCTTTTCGGACTcggtatggacactacgagttcttggtAATGTCATTTGGGTTAACAAATGCCCCAGCTGCATTCATGGACCTTATGAATCGGGTATTCAAAGATTTTTTAGACAAGTTCGTGGTGGTATTCATAGACGACATCTTAATCTACTCAAAGACTGTGGTCGAACATGAGGAACACCTTCGGTTGGCACTAAACAAACTCAAGGAACATCACttgtatgcgaaattcaagaaatgtgaattctggttggaAAAGGTAGCCTTTTTAGGTCACATAGTGTCTAAAGATGGAGTGGAAGTGGATCCTACAAAAATCAAAGCTGTAAGGGATTGGCCAAAACCTAAGAACACaacggaa ggtttggggtgcgtgttaaTGCAAAATGAAAAGGTAGTAGCATATGCCTCAAGACAGTTGAAGGACTACGAGCagaggtaccctactcatgatcttgagttagCAGCG aggagATGGCTAGAACTTGTGAAGGATTACGATTGCGAGATTTTATATCACCCTggtaaagccaatgttgtggcagatgcttTAAGTATACGAAGTTATGGAAATCTGTCTAACTTAAAAGGTATAGAATGGACATTACAGCAGGAGATTGTAAAAGCTGGAATCAAATTGGTAACAGGAAGTTTGGCGAATCTCACGTTGCAGTCAACTCTATTGGAACGGATTAAAGGAAAACAAGGTGAAGATGATGCCTTGCTCAAGCAGATGGCTTTGGTACAAGATAACAAGGATGGAGAGTTCTCAATGTAA